A single region of the Nicotiana sylvestris chromosome 6, ASM39365v2, whole genome shotgun sequence genome encodes:
- the LOC104234747 gene encoding protein BUNDLE SHEATH DEFECTIVE 2, chloroplastic-like encodes MGIAPEERFNGSKMLPTAPRVVEVKATDTDKDTKVRSIVCQNCDGNGAVSCSQCKGTGVNSVDHFNGRFKAGGLCWLCRGKKDMLCGDCNGAGFLGGFMSTFDE; translated from the exons ATGGGAATTGCACCGGAGGAAAGATTCAATGGATCAAAGATGTTACCTACAGCTCCAAGAGTTGTGGAAGTGAAG GCCACTGACACTGACAAAGACACGAAAGTAAGGAGCATTGTCTGTCAAAATTGTGATGGAAATG GTGCAGTGTCGTGCTCACAATGCAaaggcacaggggttaactctGTAGATCATTTCAATGGACGGTTCAAAGCTGGTGGATTATGTTGGTTGTGCAG AGGtaaaaaagatatgttatgtGGTGACTGCAATGGTGCTGGATTTCTTGGTGGATTTATGAGTACGTTCGATGAGTAG